A genomic region of Gossypium hirsutum isolate 1008001.06 chromosome D01, Gossypium_hirsutum_v2.1, whole genome shotgun sequence contains the following coding sequences:
- the LOC121213571 gene encoding uncharacterized protein, producing the protein MGDVIQLQVPQLTKTNYGNWSIRMKALLGSQDCWEIVEKGYIEPGDAATEAALSNDAKKALREARKKDQKALNSIFQGMDESTFEKISDVKNAKNAWEILQKLFQGVKKAKKVRLQSLRAEFEMLKMKSSENIDDYANRVKSVVNEMKRNGETLDEVRVMEITSADQHTKWMKETM; encoded by the exons ATGGGCGACGTAATTCAGCTACAAGTTCCACAATTGACGAagacaaattatggaaattggaGCATTCGAATGAAGGCTTTGCTCGGTTCCCAAGATTGTTGGGAGATCGTTGAAAAAGGATACATCGAGCCCGGAGATGCCGCTACAGAAGCAGCTTTATCAAATGACGCTAAGAAGGCGTTACGAGAAGCACGAAAGAAGGATCAAAAGGCCTTGAATAGTATCTTTCAAGGTATGGATGAATCAACCTTCGAGAAAATATCAGATGTGAAGAACGCGAAGAATGCATGGGAGATTTTGCAAAAATTATTTCAAGGTGTAAAAAAAGCTAAAAAGGTACGCCTTCAGTCACTTAgagctgaatttgaaatgttaaaaatgaagagctccgagaatatcgatgactatgccaatcgtgtaaaatcggtggtaaatgaaatgaaacgaaatggagaaactcttgacgaggtaagagtgatggaga TTACGAGTGCAGATCAACACACAAAGTGGATGAAAGAAACCATGTAG